A genomic stretch from Sphingobacterium sp. ML3W includes:
- a CDS encoding NifU family protein encodes MATINVYTESTPNPSTMKFLVNKLLINGSVDFPNKEAAQDSPFALELFKFNFVNGVFFASNFVTITKTEDAEWEDIEALLKDFVKGAVESELAVKAVHHDTEVNFEGTETEVKIQQVLHDYVRPAVEQDGGAIHYKSFNEGIVTVELKGSCSGCPSSTITLKAGIEGLLKRMVPGVTEVVAEAM; translated from the coding sequence ATGGCTACTATCAACGTATATACAGAATCTACTCCCAATCCTTCAACTATGAAGTTTTTGGTCAATAAGTTATTGATCAATGGTAGTGTGGATTTCCCAAATAAAGAAGCTGCACAAGATTCACCTTTCGCGCTGGAATTGTTCAAATTCAATTTCGTAAACGGTGTATTTTTTGCAAGCAATTTTGTTACCATTACCAAAACAGAAGATGCGGAATGGGAAGATATCGAAGCTTTATTGAAAGACTTCGTAAAAGGTGCTGTAGAATCTGAGCTTGCGGTGAAAGCTGTACATCATGATACGGAAGTAAACTTCGAGGGAACAGAAACAGAAGTGAAAATACAACAAGTATTACATGATTATGTAAGACCTGCTGTTGAACAAGATGGTGGTGCTATTCATTACAAATCTTTCAACGAAGGTATTGTAACTGTTGAGCTAAAAGGCTCTTGTAGTGGCTGCCCTTCATCAACGATCACATTAAAAGCTGGTATCGAAGGTTTATTGAAACGCATGGTTCCAGGTGTGACAGAAGTTGTTGCCGAAGCAATGTAA
- the purB gene encoding adenylosuccinate lyase, whose protein sequence is MALSSLTAVTPIDGRYYNNTNELSAFFSEFALIKYRVRVEVEYFIALSESGIAQLQHFDNTLNEKLRDIYRNFSEEDAIWIKNTEKVTNHDVKAVEYFLKDQFEKLGLQDHLEFIHFGLTSQDINNTAIPLSWKEAIKESYTPIIEELLHELKSLATSWSDIPMLARTHGQPASPTRLGKELYVFIERIERQLQLLHTVPYSAKFGGATGNFNAHHVAYPETNWVAFGNNFVNNILGLDRSQTTTQIEHYDNFAASCDALKRINNIIIDLCRDVWTYISMEYFKQKITAGQIGSSAMPHKVNPIDFENAEGNLGIANAIFEHLAAKLPISRLQRDLTDSTVLRNIGVPFAHTLIAFKSTLRGLRKLILNEQALANDLENNWAVVAEALQTILRREGYPKPYEALKDLTRTNTHVTKETIATFVDNLNVSEEVKAELKAISPSNYTGVTL, encoded by the coding sequence ATGGCTTTATCATCCTTAACAGCAGTCACGCCTATTGACGGACGCTATTACAATAACACCAATGAACTTTCGGCTTTTTTCTCCGAATTTGCTTTAATAAAATATCGAGTTCGTGTTGAAGTTGAATATTTTATTGCATTAAGTGAATCGGGTATAGCTCAATTGCAGCATTTTGACAATACATTGAACGAAAAATTGCGAGATATCTACCGTAACTTTTCCGAAGAAGATGCAATCTGGATCAAAAACACCGAAAAAGTTACCAATCATGATGTTAAAGCCGTTGAATATTTTTTAAAAGATCAATTTGAAAAACTAGGACTACAGGATCATCTTGAATTTATTCACTTTGGTCTGACTTCTCAGGACATCAACAACACCGCTATCCCTCTCTCATGGAAAGAGGCAATCAAAGAAAGCTATACACCGATCATTGAAGAATTGCTGCATGAGCTTAAGTCTTTGGCAACCTCTTGGTCGGACATTCCAATGCTTGCCCGTACACACGGACAACCAGCATCTCCGACTCGTCTAGGTAAAGAACTCTATGTCTTTATCGAGCGTATTGAACGTCAGTTACAACTTTTACATACCGTACCTTATTCAGCTAAGTTTGGTGGGGCAACAGGTAATTTCAATGCCCATCACGTGGCATATCCAGAGACCAACTGGGTTGCCTTCGGTAATAACTTCGTTAATAATATTCTAGGATTGGATCGTTCCCAAACTACGACGCAAATTGAACATTATGACAACTTTGCTGCAAGCTGTGATGCATTAAAACGAATCAATAACATTATCATTGACCTATGCCGTGATGTATGGACTTATATCTCCATGGAATACTTTAAGCAGAAAATCACTGCTGGTCAGATCGGATCTTCTGCAATGCCACACAAAGTCAATCCTATTGATTTTGAAAATGCAGAAGGAAATTTAGGAATTGCCAATGCGATATTCGAACATTTAGCAGCTAAATTACCTATTTCACGTCTTCAGAGGGATCTTACAGATTCGACCGTATTACGTAATATTGGGGTTCCATTTGCACATACCCTAATTGCTTTCAAATCGACATTGCGAGGTTTACGTAAGTTGATCTTAAATGAACAGGCGCTTGCAAATGATCTTGAAAATAATTGGGCGGTTGTTGCCGAAGCGTTACAAACGATCTTACGCAGAGAAGGCTATCCAAAACCTTACGAAGCATTAAAAGATCTAACACGTACCAATACGCATGTGACCAAAGAGACCATTGCCACGTTTGTAGATAATCTCAACGTATCTGAAGAGGTAAAAGCGGAATTAAAGGCAATCAGCCCTTCTAATTACACAGGTGTCACTTTATAA